GTTAATGTTTCAGCTTAGTGCTCTTTTTATCTTCTTCAGATGGACTTTTGGGTTTGTGACATTGCATTTGACAGatgatttaaatttgttaCCTTTCAGGTTAATGCCCTTTTGTCGTCTTTAGACATCGACAATGATCTTCGGGCTAGAGGCCCGATTCCTGGGAGATATCCGGAGCTGGAGGAGTATTGGAATGAGTCCCAAGGTATGAAACCTGGCCCACATGGTGCAGATGGGTGGATTTCTGAATTCACGCAACACCGGGTAGCTCCTGATGATCCAAGTATGTGGGTTCAGTCATTTGAACGGCAACATGGTGCAAATGGTTGGGCATCTGAATTTGAGCATGTAAGCAAGtgtatttttcttgtgttttgttttcaaCATTATTTGGTATTGGAATCATCAACATGCTTGCTGATTATTGGGTTTGCAGTCAACTcggtagtaattattaaagcaagtatgAGTTTTAGAGTTAAATGTACTTATCTGGACAAATGACATTCACCAGAAAATTATGGTTTGGAAGAGTAAATCTCATGAGTCAGTTTCTTTGCAGTTTAATCTCTATTAGAAGATCTCTTGGTGTGTTTATCCCATAAACTAAGATTTTTATGTAACACCAGAATTTCATGCCAAAATTATGTTGTATTCCCTGAAAAAAAGgtatgagaaaaagaaactaGCAACATGCATTTCTTAGGTGGTTTCATAAAACCTAGAGATGGAGAGAAGCTCTTTTTTGTCTTAGTTTTGCATTTGCTGAATGAAAAGAGGCATATATAAGAAATGCATGTAGACAAATGCTATGCTTTCATTTCCACCCGACACCCCTGCAGTCCACATTACAGTTCCTTTTGTTCTCCTCCTTTTCACATTTGCTTTGCTGAATGATAGCTGGTCTGTATAATAAATTGCATGCTGACAACCCCATGCTTAATTTTTCTGCAATTCTCCTCTGAATTATCAGGAGCAGTCCCAACTTGCCTCAATTGATCAAATGAGAGGTTCAAATATGCCTAATTTAGCTGCCATGGAGCAGACTCGTTTGCTAGCACACACACTAGCTCAAAACAACGACCCGAAGTTTCAGGTGATAGTCCTTCatgaaaatttgtttatattgttTTGTCAGTTTTCTTGTTATGTGTTCAGCATTGTTTGGACCCCTTGTGGAATTATATTCCTTAACTTGATGGTTTAAACAGTAGCAGTGCACAAGACAACTATGGCAAATACGTTATATGTCTAACTCTGGGAGGAGGCCACATATGACCTGGATTATcccattttcatatttaatatttctatttaagTTTGAGAATGTGCCAAGATCTTGAGCAGATAATTCATCTACATACATGAAGGTCCTTTACCTTCTGTTGCtagtttttcttaatttttcattactaaatattttttccccaACAGAACTCAAAATTCCTCCAGTTTGTGTCAAAGATGAGCCGTGGTGAAATCACTATTGAGGATAATCAGTTCAAGGCGGCAGCACTTTCCGCACCCGGAGATTGGGCAGCAGAATATGATCAACAGTATGGTGGAGGCCAATCATGGGCTGACCAGTTTTCAAATGAGCAGGCAAGTACAGACTGGATGAGACCTCAATGGGTGCTTATTAATCTCCTTTATGGGTGTTTACTTGTACACTTAAATTGCGCAccttcttcaaattttttgagtGCTAATTACATccccaaaatttttaatccaagCCAAATTCTTATCTTCGGATTTCGCCAGTAGTAGTGAAGCCTTCTGTTTATGGTTCAAAACAATGTGCAATATCTAGTACTCAGTTGGTCTCAGAGCTCTTCTTATTCAGCTTTCTCATGGACCTCATGGCTGGGCAAATGAGTTTGCTGCTGAACGCGAGCAACATGGAGTGACAGATGATGAGTGGGTAAATGAATTTTCCAAGTTAAATGTCAATGACTGGTCAGAAGAGTTCGAGCGCCAGGTTGCTGATGGAACATTGGGCGATGCTTCTGCTGATAATTGGGCGAATGCATATGATGAGTAAGTTCAGTGTCCTCTTAAAGTTGATGAGAGAATAAGTCAACTTTTATTTGTCTACTTCATTTAAGTTAAAGTATTTATCTCTATATTCACTCGGTGAACCTTTTTTCACATTTGAATCATACTGACTCTAGCATATCTGGTGGTTAAGATTGTGTGAAAGCTTTTCAACATAAGCATGCATTTCTTTGTACACTAACACTATATACAAGGTCATTTCCTTGTCTGGCCCATTTCAttgttttaaaagaaattatctttatttattgtgtttttaaaacatcttgTTTATAACAttctaccaaaaaaaaaacatgtttaactattttgtgttaattaaaCTTGCAAATCTGCTGATGCTTTGGAATCAACACTTCATGTGCATTTACTTCTATTTTAAACTAGAACTATTAAAACCAGTGGAATGATCCAATTTGTTGGTTGTCATCCACTAGGAGGAGCTGTTTTAGTGTCTAAATACTGCTGGCCCACACATTATGAATTTCAGACCGCTGCGTTTATTTTGTATGCATGGTACACTTCTAGTGTTCTCTTTAATTGTCTGTcatgtattatattttgttgagaTGAAGTTGGGAGTCAATACTCGTCAACAATATACTATAGTGCAAAGTACCTTTCATCTGGCTACATGAACATATTTCTGGATTTATATCTAGGTACCTAAATGAGCAAGCAGCACTAAAGCAGAAATCAGGAACATCAAGGGGGTTATATGAATTCTCTGACCTAAATCCTTATGTTGGCCACCCTAATCCTTTGAAGGAAGGGCAGGAGCTGTTCCGTAAAGGGCTTTTAAGTGAAGCTGTTCTCGCTTTGGAGGCTGAGGTTTTGAAGAACCCTGAGAATTCTGAGGGTTGGAGGTTACTTGGTATAGCACATGCAGAGAATGATGATGATCAACAGGTTAGCATCAAATTTCACTGTATTTGTTGCACCCTTGCAATGTTCATTCATTTGCGCGTTGCTTCTATTTTTGAAGTTGCAAACATACTCCTGTTGCTTGAGCCTTTTGTTGCCTACATGGTCTGTACTTTCATTTTTAGATGTAAAACCTATAATTAACATCTCCCCGTACATAGATTCTTACAAGATAGACTAGTGAGAAAATAATTCCAAGATTCTATATATACTTAGAACTATGTATCTGTTAagtttacatttatttattagaaactTTGTACTTAGGTTGCTCATAATGATGCTTACCTTTTACGATAACTTGCTTTTCTCAGGCAATTGCAGCCATGATGCGTGCACAGGAGGTTGATCCAACAAACTTGGAAGTTCTTCTTGCTCTTGGTGTTAGTCATACAAATGGTAAGTAGTTACCGTCAGAGTtcaatgaaacaaaaatgttATTGTCCCCCcaattttcctaattttgGTTAGGATTGTGATACTACCATTTGATGTTCAGAACACCTGTGCACACCCTTCGTGTATTTACGCTCTAGCTTCGTATGAGTTTATAGGACGTCATTTTCATATTGTATATTGCCCCACAAAAACTTACTCTTTTTGTGCTATTTTAGagtgattaattatacttggaaaactgaaaattcagtttttgtttttaaaatttccaGAGTTGGAACAAGCAGCTGCACTGAAGTACTTGTACAGTTGGCTACGCCATCATCCTAAATATGGAACCATTACCCCTCCCGATCAGCCTGAGAATCTGTATTATGCTGATGTAAGGGTCCTGTGGACTGACACACGCGCTCCCTGCTAATATGCGTGTTCAACATTGATCATTGTGCTGACATTCTACTACTGCCATGACAGTGGAagctttatattatatctgcCAACTAAGAACATTTGTGATGGCAtcaatagtattttttattttcttgagaatttcaaaagaaatatgtTCATTCTGGTGCTtttcttgatggtgttacagGTGGCTAGGATTTTCAATGATGCAGCTAAAATGTCACCTGATGATGCTGATGTACACATAGTTCTTGGAGTACTATACAATTTATCTAGAGAATATGACAAAGCCATTGAAGCTTTCCAGACAGCTCTGAAACTCAAACCACGAGATTATTCACTTTGGAATAAGCTTGGTGCAACACAAGCTAATAGTGTCCAAAGTGCTGATGCAATTTTGGCCTATCAACAGGTATCTTGCTTATATCCGTTCTATTCATCTTAAGGGAAAGTGTTCATTAAACCATATAGGTTTGATATGGTTATGCACCATAGCATCTGCAAACTATGAACTTAGTGGTTCCCTTTAGTAGATGAATTGGTACAAGCTGATAGTGAACTATAAACAAAGGCCAAAATGAATTATGGCTAGTCCCTTGACATCCATCTGACGTCAAAACATTACAAGAAGATAGTTAAATCAGGGTTACCGAAGGTCATTCAAAAGTAGAACTTATTTATATTGTGATAGTTATAGCTATTTAGCTCATTTGTTGGTCACTAAAGTGCATgtagaattttgaaaataagctggataaaataaatgaatacttTCTGAATCaagataaagtaaaaaaatagatgaaggATTAACTGATATGTATGTCATTTCTCTTCCGGAAATTGACTTACTATGATACAGCACGATAGGGAGGAAAAGACTAAATTCTGTTGGATGTAACATGTTATAGATAGTAATCATTAGAGCTGTTAATTTTGTTATGCTAGTGGGGAATGAAAATATGTAGTGTACATAGTTAGCCATGCCCTAGTTATCCTTTTTAGTACCTGGTATTTCATGAAGCTAATGTTGGCAAGTGCTTCTGGCCTAAATAAGCTTGTGGTTATATTCTTACatccttcttcctttttcacGTGATTCAGCCAGCTATTTTCTGTATGATTAAAGCTCCATAGTTGAGGTAtatttgctgtttttcagGCTCTAGATTTAAAGCCTAATTACGTGCGTGCATGGGCAAATATGGGCATCAGTTATGCCAACCAGGTACTATTACTGCTGATCTCTAGCAAATTTAGATTACGATGACATTAGGTCTGTTTCTTGGAGAAAATAGGGTTTTGTGACAGGAATGTTTGGCAATTAGCTACAAATTGGATGTTATCTGAAGTGGAAATTTAAACTTGGATGTTTCACTTAATTGAGACCTTTGGTGATGTGTACAGGATTTTTGCTTTGGTTGGGCCGCACAAATGAATCTGAGTCAGATCTTTCTTATTCATCAGTCTTGATGTGGTCTAATCTGTTCATCAATTAAGAATTTTGATAATTCAAATTCTAGTTCTTTTTCCATATTGGAGTTCCAACCACCAACTTCAGTGATTCAAACTTTTAATTGGTTCTCATCTCAAATTTGTCCAAAACTTAAAGGGATTTTGTGCTGATGTGTCTTTGGCTTTGAGCGAGATACATATACATGCATCCACCTGTCGCCCCGGAGAACCTACCCAAACTTCAAGTTAAAATCTCGATGCCTCGCATCTTTCACCCATGACACTGAAGTCTGATGGTTCTCATTGCATAACCACTCACTTGATTTACTATTTCATGTGACTCATTGAAGTTTAAAATATGTGTTCTGCTCAGGGTATGTATGAGGATTCTATTCGTTACTATGTCCGGGCACTGGCAATGAATCCAAAGGCAGATAATGCCTGGCAATATTTGAGAATTTCGTTGAGGTAATTGCTTAATTAACTCTTATCAATCCCATTGACTACCTTATGTATATCTTGCACCCTTTATTTTGTAGCTGTGCATCTAGGAATGACATGCTGGAAGCTTGTGACTCAAGGAATCTTGATATTCTGCAGAAGGAGTTTCCCCTGTGATATAATAGTGATCCTGCAGAGACCTGTGTATCCTGGGTAATTTCCCTGGCCTGAGCAATACTCAGCTTGATTTGTGATTTCACCATAACGTTTCTGCAGCCTATATACATCATTGGTGTCTGCTTCACAATTGGCTTCAGCTTCATCAAAAGGACTGGAAGATCAATCAGTATGGACATTTTCATGTAAAAACTACCTAAAGTATCACAAAATCATAGCATATTCGGGGATGTGTAGTTATCTGAATTTTCAGACATGTTCAGTATGTTGTATAACATCAAATGGATGAAATaagaaagaggaaagaaaTTGAGACGCTCCTAAATATCGTTGATtacttgcaataaatttaaaaaagaaaaaggccaTTTCAGGAATCTCAAGATGGATTTAGATGGTGGTCATGCAGTTCATTTTCTGTCATTTCATCAGATTATATGGTCCCCTTGTACCCGGGGTCTTTTGAACCATGTGAACTTTTCATGCAGCTGTGATGTGATGACCCTATGTATATATCTTCAGGCACATGTTAAGGAAAATAACCATCTTTCTGAATTGGCGTTTCTAGTATCTTAGTGGTTCTATGCGAGAGTTTGAGATGATGCTAACATGTTGCCTTAGAATTTGGAAATCCATAATCTGTTTATAGAACCCATGGTGATTGGGTTAGACAGCTGAATTTTTCTGGCTGCTGGTGTCCTAGACAGGTTTTTCAAGTGGGATATGTTTCTTTctcattgttattattattattattatttatcttatagAAAGTACTTACAGGTATGTATGGTTTTGAACATGATGAAGTAGGGAATCAAGGTCTTGGCGGAATCGCAAAAGGCATGATTTGTATACTAGAAAGACATTCAGGGTGTGAATGATTGGAGTAGGATAAGGTTGTGATGAGAACGAAATGGGGGGTAGGAGCAAGCAATGTTGCACCAAAGTAGTAgtagcttttctttttcaaccTTACATCATCATCGTCCCATTCCTTGGACATGTCCCTATGCTGCACGCCTGTGCTGTAGCCCCCCTGTACAAATTAGATAGTTGTTGATTCATGTCCCACTACCcacaataaacaaataagaaTAGATTCTTAGTATTATTTCCGGTTGCCGCTAGTTGCAGGTATACTCTACCATTCTAATGATGAAACCCCTGGAAACCATTTCATCAGTGGATCCTCGTCCCGCATTTAACCATCTGCCTCATCACCACTGTCATTCCACCGCATAATCATctacatctctctctctccctctctctctttctctgtgCGTGCGCACGCTAACCTATATTGTATTTCTTTAAAGTGAAATAGAAGTTAcgtaaaaaattagaattaaatttatgctGCATTCAATACTTTGTGTAGTGTCCCACACTCGTGTCAGACGAAGTCCAAACCAGTGGCTGCATATGAGTAGCATGACTTGAATtagtttattatattattctctACATTAAgatatgtaaaatttattgttgaaattaatatataaatttcatagtTTCTGGAGAGTTGATATTATTGGGTTGTAATAAGTGAAAAGAGGTTTGAGGAAGAGAAGAGGAATGAGGAATAGGAATGACAGATTGATG
This genomic window from Sesamum indicum cultivar Zhongzhi No. 13 linkage group LG12, S_indicum_v1.0, whole genome shotgun sequence contains:
- the LOC105175048 gene encoding peroxisome biogenesis protein 5, whose protein sequence is MAMRELVTGGAACAVPGSSSSSNPLGALANALIGSSSKTQERLREIPTATATTSDGNLYAGVEEPFASLPGSELEHTLRPNLQGSEFLQGFRSVDQGRFSDAWDEVQRPQVPHYQGRDGLTNFPLEQPQNFDGPPQRVLSNFLHSFLHSSHGGIPFRPTSLPVLGLSEGDKQCIRDRSSIMARHLFADKSEEFIHSQVNALLSSLDIDNDLRARGPIPGRYPELEEYWNESQGMKPGPHGADGWISEFTQHRVAPDDPSMWVQSFERQHGANGWASEFEHEQSQLASIDQMRGSNMPNLAAMEQTRLLAHTLAQNNDPKFQNSKFLQFVSKMSRGEITIEDNQFKAAALSAPGDWAAEYDQQYGGGQSWADQFSNEQLSHGPHGWANEFAAEREQHGVTDDEWVNEFSKLNVNDWSEEFERQVADGTLGDASADNWANAYDEYLNEQAALKQKSGTSRGLYEFSDLNPYVGHPNPLKEGQELFRKGLLSEAVLALEAEVLKNPENSEGWRLLGIAHAENDDDQQAIAAMMRAQEVDPTNLEVLLALGVSHTNELEQAAALKYLYSWLRHHPKYGTITPPDQPENLYYADVARIFNDAAKMSPDDADVHIVLGVLYNLSREYDKAIEAFQTALKLKPRDYSLWNKLGATQANSVQSADAILAYQQALDLKPNYVRAWANMGISYANQGMYEDSIRYYVRALAMNPKADNAWQYLRISLSCASRNDMLEACDSRNLDILQKEFPL